Proteins from a genomic interval of Zingiber officinale cultivar Zhangliang chromosome 1B, Zo_v1.1, whole genome shotgun sequence:
- the LOC121967350 gene encoding 40S ribosomal protein S27-2-like has translation MVSLLNPSFFLPALPPFIHYICYSPCFSRFFRRSPAEMVLPNDIDLLNPPAELEKRRHKLKRLVQSPNSFFMDVKCQGCFNITTVFSHSQTVVVCGNCQTVLCQPTGGRARLTEGCSFRRKGD, from the exons ATGGTGTCTCTCCTCAACCCTAGTTTTTTCCTTCCTGCGCTGCCGCCCTTCATCCATTACATCTGCTACTCTCCTTGTTTCTCACGGTTTTTCCGTCGATCTCCCGCCGAAATG GTTCTTCCCAACGACATCGATCTGTTGAACCCTCCCGCTGAGCTCGAGAAGAGGAGGCACAAGCTCAAGCGCCTCGTGCAGTCTCCAAACTCCTTCTTCATG GATGTTAAATGCCAAGGGTGTTTCAACAT AACCACTGTGTTCAGCCACTCTCAGACAGTCGTGGTGTGTGGCAATTGCCAGACCGTGCTCTGCCAGCCGACCGGCGGGCGTGCCAGGCTCACAGAGGGCTGCTCCTTCAGACGGAAGGGTGATTGA